In Pseudomonas sp. MM213, a genomic segment contains:
- a CDS encoding LysR family transcriptional regulator — translation MDFKQLRYFVAVYEEGHVGRAAERLSISQPALSQQIRQLEQHLDVSLFERSSKRLLPTLAAHTLYNHALPLLDGLQRAREALGNFKGQALRTLAIGVLQTVHTSLVPQMLERVRKAQPHLVVQIYELTGLEIERRLLNGSLDIGISYLPPRQPGLHGVMLYEDELTLVIPADHPLREFKKVSMSQAAELPMLLLGEEFQVRQIWQTQLASLGRRPQVQAELNNMAGILDSLPHTRLATVLPGRSQKMLGNDELLWKPLTEPRVPLKVGLVCRDVQRQQASLALLRTLLEEVMNGPNDVPTTLDGMS, via the coding sequence ATGGATTTTAAACAACTGCGTTATTTCGTCGCGGTCTACGAAGAGGGCCATGTGGGCCGGGCCGCCGAGCGGCTTTCAATCTCCCAACCGGCACTCTCCCAACAGATTCGCCAGCTCGAACAACACCTCGATGTGAGCCTTTTCGAGCGCAGCAGTAAACGCTTGCTGCCGACCCTGGCCGCGCACACGCTGTACAACCACGCCCTGCCCTTGCTCGATGGCCTGCAACGGGCGCGTGAAGCATTGGGCAACTTCAAGGGACAAGCGCTGCGCACCCTGGCCATTGGCGTGCTGCAAACCGTCCACACCAGCCTGGTGCCACAGATGCTCGAACGCGTGCGCAAGGCGCAGCCGCACCTTGTGGTGCAGATCTATGAACTGACGGGACTGGAAATCGAACGACGGCTGCTCAACGGTTCGCTGGACATCGGCATCAGTTACCTGCCGCCCCGTCAGCCGGGGCTACACGGCGTGATGCTGTACGAAGATGAACTGACACTGGTCATCCCGGCAGATCATCCGCTGCGCGAATTCAAGAAAGTCTCCATGAGTCAGGCCGCCGAGTTGCCGATGTTGCTGCTGGGTGAAGAGTTTCAGGTGCGACAGATCTGGCAGACGCAACTGGCCAGCCTGGGGCGACGCCCGCAAGTGCAGGCCGAACTGAACAACATGGCGGGGATTCTCGACAGCCTGCCGCACACCCGGTTGGCGACTGTCCTGCCCGGCCGCTCGCAGAAGATGCTGGGCAATGACGAACTGCTCTGGAAGCCGCTGACCGAGCCACGGGTGCCATTGAAAGTCGGGTTGGTGTGTCGCGATGTGCAACGGCAACAAGCGTCATTGGCGTTGTTGCGGACCTTGCTTGAAGAAGTGATGAATGGCCCGAATGACGTCCCGACAACCCTGGACGGGATGAGCTGA
- a CDS encoding acyl-CoA dehydrogenase C-terminal domain-containing protein: protein MADYKAPLRDMRFVLNEVFEVAKLWAELPALADTVDAETVEAILEEAGKVTSKSIAPLSRAADEEGCHWADGAVTTPAGFPQAYQTYAEGGWVGVGGDPTYGGMGMPKAVSAQVEEMVNSASLSFGLYPMLTAGACLSINAHASDELKAAYLPNMYAGVWAGSMCLTEPHAGTDLGIIRTKAEPQADGSYKVSGTKIFITGGEHDLTENIIHLVLAKLPDAPAGPKGISLFLVPKFMVNADGSLGARNPATCGSIEHKMGIQASATCVMNFDEAVGYLVGEPNKGLAAMFTMMNYERLGVGIQGLASGERSYQNAVEYARDRLQSRSPTGAQNKDKVADPIIVHPDVRRMLLTMKASNEGGRAFSTYVAMQLDTAKFSEDATTRKRAEDLVALLTPVAKAFLTDLGLETTVHGQQVFGGHGYIREWGQEQLVRDVRITQIYEGTNGIQALDLVGRKIVGSGGAFYNLFADEIRHFTATASAELDEFTKPLNDAVTTLDELTAWLLDRAKNNPNEIGAASVEYLQTFGYVAYAYMWALMAKAAFGKEAQDDFYASKLGTARFYFARLLPRIHSLSASVKAGSESLFLLDAAQF from the coding sequence ATGGCTGACTACAAAGCGCCCCTGCGCGATATGCGCTTCGTCCTCAATGAAGTATTCGAGGTCGCCAAGCTCTGGGCCGAGTTGCCTGCACTGGCCGATACCGTCGACGCAGAAACCGTTGAAGCCATTCTTGAAGAGGCCGGCAAGGTCACCAGCAAAAGTATCGCGCCCCTGAGCCGTGCGGCTGACGAAGAAGGTTGCCATTGGGCGGACGGTGCTGTCACCACGCCGGCAGGTTTCCCACAGGCTTATCAGACTTACGCTGAAGGCGGTTGGGTCGGTGTCGGTGGCGATCCGACCTACGGCGGCATGGGGATGCCCAAGGCGGTTTCGGCCCAGGTCGAAGAAATGGTCAACTCCGCGAGCCTGTCGTTCGGTCTGTACCCGATGCTGACCGCCGGTGCTTGCCTGTCGATCAACGCCCACGCCAGCGACGAACTGAAAGCCGCTTACCTGCCGAACATGTACGCCGGCGTCTGGGCCGGTTCCATGTGCCTGACCGAGCCTCACGCCGGTACAGACCTGGGCATCATCCGCACCAAGGCTGAGCCTCAGGCGGACGGTTCCTACAAAGTCAGCGGCACCAAGATTTTCATCACCGGCGGCGAACACGACCTGACCGAGAACATCATTCACCTGGTACTCGCCAAACTGCCGGATGCACCGGCGGGGCCGAAGGGCATTTCGCTGTTCCTGGTGCCGAAGTTCATGGTCAATGCCGATGGCAGCCTGGGTGCACGTAACCCGGCGACCTGCGGTTCGATCGAACACAAGATGGGCATTCAGGCCTCCGCGACTTGCGTGATGAACTTCGACGAAGCCGTGGGTTACCTGGTCGGCGAGCCGAACAAAGGCCTGGCGGCGATGTTCACCATGATGAACTACGAGCGTCTGGGCGTCGGTATCCAGGGCCTGGCCTCTGGTGAGCGCTCTTACCAGAACGCCGTTGAATACGCCCGCGACCGCCTGCAAAGCCGTTCGCCGACCGGCGCGCAGAACAAGGACAAAGTGGCCGACCCGATCATCGTCCACCCGGACGTGCGTCGCATGCTGCTGACCATGAAAGCCTCGAACGAAGGCGGCCGTGCTTTCTCGACTTACGTGGCCATGCAACTGGACACCGCCAAGTTCAGCGAAGATGCGACCACCCGCAAACGCGCGGAAGACCTTGTGGCGCTGCTGACCCCGGTAGCCAAGGCGTTCCTGACTGACCTCGGTCTGGAAACCACCGTTCACGGCCAGCAGGTTTTCGGCGGCCACGGTTACATCCGTGAGTGGGGCCAGGAGCAACTGGTTCGCGACGTGCGCATCACTCAGATCTACGAAGGCACCAACGGCATCCAGGCGCTGGACCTTGTCGGGCGCAAGATCGTTGGCAGCGGCGGGGCGTTCTACAACCTGTTCGCCGACGAGATTCGTCACTTCACCGCGACGGCCAGCGCTGAGCTGGACGAGTTCACCAAGCCGTTGAACGATGCCGTGACCACCCTCGACGAATTGACGGCGTGGTTGCTGGATCGGGCGAAAAACAACCCGAATGAAATCGGCGCGGCTTCGGTCGAGTACCTGCAAACTTTCGGTTACGTGGCTTACGCCTACATGTGGGCACTGATGGCCAAGGCCGCCTTCGGTAAAGAAGCGCAGGACGATTTCTACGCGAGCAAATTGGGTACGGCGCGGTTCTATTTCGCACGCCTGCTGCCGCGTATTCACTCGTTGAGTGCGTCGGTGAAGGCCGGTAGCGAGTCGCTGTTCCTGCTGGACGCGGCGCAGTTCTGA
- a CDS encoding acyl-CoA dehydrogenase C-terminal domain-containing protein: MPEYKAPLRDMRFLIDHVFDFHSNYAALGATDASPDMVNAILEEGAKFCENVLAPLNRSGDEEGCHFDNGVVTTPTGFKQAFAQYVEGGWHGLAADPAYGGQGLPSSLGLVISEMVGSSNTSWGMYPGLTHGAMSAIHAHGTEEQKNTYLSKLTAGQWTGTMCLTEAHCGTDLGIIKTRAVPAADGSYAISGSKIFISAGEHDMSDNIIHLVLAKLPDAPAGTKGISLFIVPKFLPDAEGEAGARNGVSCGSIEHKMGIKASATCVLNFDEAKGFLIGEPNKGLNCMFTMMNHARLGTGMQGLCLGEASFQGAIKYANDRLQMRSLTGPKAPDKVADPIIVHPDVRRMLLTMKAFNEGNRALTYFTAQLLDAAHLSPDDAARQDAEDLLAFLTPICKAFMTDTGLEVTNHGMQVFGGHGFIREWGMEQLVRDCRIAPIYEGTNGIQALDLLGRKVLGSQGKLLRGFTKIVHKFCAANADHPQLASYVAQLNGLNQQWGELTTQVGMAAMKNPDEVGAASVDYLMYSGYIILGYLWLRMALVAQAQLDAGSGDADFCRGKLATSEFYFKRLLPRTAAHRAAIEAGSDCLMQLPAELFSV; encoded by the coding sequence ATGCCCGAGTACAAAGCTCCCCTGCGCGACATGCGCTTTCTGATCGACCACGTCTTCGACTTTCACAGCAACTACGCCGCACTGGGCGCCACGGATGCCAGCCCGGACATGGTCAATGCGATCCTCGAAGAAGGCGCGAAGTTCTGCGAGAACGTGCTCGCACCGCTCAATCGCAGCGGCGACGAAGAGGGCTGCCATTTCGACAACGGCGTGGTGACAACGCCTACAGGCTTCAAGCAAGCCTTCGCACAATACGTCGAAGGTGGCTGGCATGGTCTGGCGGCCGATCCCGCTTATGGCGGCCAGGGCTTGCCGAGTTCCCTGGGGCTGGTCATCAGCGAGATGGTCGGGTCCAGCAACACTTCCTGGGGCATGTACCCGGGCCTGACGCACGGCGCGATGTCGGCGATCCATGCCCATGGCACCGAAGAACAGAAAAACACCTACCTGAGCAAACTCACCGCGGGCCAATGGACCGGCACCATGTGCCTGACCGAAGCCCATTGCGGCACAGACCTGGGCATCATCAAGACCCGCGCCGTGCCGGCAGCGGATGGCAGTTACGCGATCTCCGGCAGCAAGATTTTCATCTCTGCCGGCGAACACGACATGAGCGACAACATCATTCACCTGGTGCTGGCGAAACTGCCGGATGCGCCTGCGGGCACCAAGGGCATTTCGCTGTTCATCGTTCCTAAGTTCCTACCCGATGCCGAAGGAGAGGCGGGGGCGCGCAACGGCGTTTCCTGCGGTTCGATCGAACACAAGATGGGCATCAAGGCTTCGGCCACCTGCGTGCTGAACTTCGACGAGGCCAAGGGCTTTCTGATCGGTGAACCGAACAAGGGCCTGAACTGCATGTTCACCATGATGAACCATGCGCGTCTCGGCACCGGGATGCAGGGTTTGTGTCTGGGGGAGGCGAGTTTTCAGGGCGCGATCAAGTACGCCAATGATCGTTTGCAGATGCGCTCGCTGACCGGCCCGAAAGCACCGGATAAAGTCGCCGACCCGATCATCGTTCATCCAGATGTGCGTCGAATGTTGCTGACCATGAAGGCCTTCAACGAAGGCAATCGCGCGCTGACCTACTTCACTGCGCAACTTCTGGATGCCGCGCACCTGAGCCCGGATGACGCCGCGCGGCAGGACGCCGAAGACCTGTTGGCGTTCCTGACGCCGATCTGCAAGGCCTTCATGACCGACACCGGGCTGGAGGTGACCAACCACGGCATGCAGGTGTTCGGCGGCCACGGCTTCATTCGTGAGTGGGGCATGGAGCAGTTGGTTCGCGATTGCCGGATTGCACCGATCTACGAAGGCACCAACGGCATTCAGGCGCTGGATTTGCTTGGGCGAAAAGTGCTCGGCAGCCAGGGCAAATTGCTGCGCGGCTTTACCAAAATCGTTCACAAGTTCTGCGCGGCGAACGCCGATCATCCGCAACTCGCCAGCTATGTGGCGCAACTCAACGGGTTGAACCAGCAGTGGGGCGAACTGACTACCCAGGTCGGCATGGCCGCGATGAAGAATCCGGACGAAGTGGGCGCCGCGTCGGTGGATTACCTGATGTACAGCGGTTACATCATCCTCGGTTACTTGTGGCTGCGCATGGCGCTGGTGGCTCAGGCGCAACTGGATGCGGGCAGCGGCGATGCCGATTTCTGCCGGGGTAAACTGGCAACCAGCGAGTTTTACTTCAAGCGATTGCTGCCACGCACCGCCGCACATCGCGCGGCTATCGAAGCGGGTAGCGATTGCTTGATGCAACTGCCAGCGGAGTTGTTCTCGGTGTAA
- a CDS encoding GGDEF domain-containing protein: MPRSSAVRFSHFLPSLLLLLAGLAAAYVKDLNVFFTSLFNVLPTLVLLLGGAYCAVYRRQRELFLMVTVYIAYYLLDTQTDYYRDNGRVREDAAVVFHLCCLLLPLMFGIFAAWQERTHLFQDMIARFAVLLAVGSVALGLEQSYPQALLMWLSEIRWPALHGAWMSLIQLSYPVFIASFLLLSWQYWRNPRPLHAAQLVGLLGLFWALPKTFILPFTLNIMCSQVMLMIAAAVAHEAYQMAFRDELTGLPGRRALNERMQRLGRNYVLAMSDVDHFKKFNDTHGHDVGDQVLRLVASKLSKIGGGGRAYRYGGEEFALVFAGKTLEECMPHLEVIRESIATYNIQLRNQDNRPQDDQQGRQRRAGSGASSVSVTVSIGVAERVEQRNPEKVLKSADEALYAAKGAGRNCVVAYGQNRRGAVREAAAG; the protein is encoded by the coding sequence TTGCCGCGTTCTTCCGCTGTACGTTTCAGTCATTTCCTACCCTCACTTCTGCTTTTGCTTGCGGGGCTGGCGGCTGCGTACGTCAAGGACCTGAACGTCTTCTTCACTTCGCTGTTCAACGTGCTGCCTACGTTGGTGCTGTTGCTCGGCGGCGCTTATTGCGCGGTTTACCGACGTCAGCGTGAACTGTTTCTGATGGTCACGGTGTACATCGCCTACTACCTGCTCGACACCCAGACCGACTATTACCGCGACAACGGCAGAGTGCGTGAAGACGCCGCCGTGGTCTTTCACCTGTGCTGTCTGTTGCTGCCGCTGATGTTTGGCATATTCGCCGCGTGGCAGGAACGCACCCATCTGTTCCAGGACATGATTGCGCGTTTCGCAGTGTTGCTGGCCGTCGGCAGCGTGGCGTTGGGCCTGGAGCAAAGTTACCCACAGGCGCTGTTGATGTGGCTGTCGGAAATCCGCTGGCCAGCCCTGCATGGCGCGTGGATGAGCCTGATTCAGCTGTCCTACCCCGTGTTTATCGCCTCGTTCCTGCTGCTGAGCTGGCAATACTGGCGCAACCCCAGACCTTTGCACGCCGCCCAACTGGTGGGTTTGCTCGGGTTGTTCTGGGCGTTGCCGAAGACGTTCATCCTGCCGTTCACCCTGAACATCATGTGCAGCCAGGTGATGTTGATGATTGCCGCGGCGGTTGCCCATGAAGCCTATCAAATGGCCTTCCGCGATGAGCTCACCGGTTTGCCTGGCCGCCGCGCGTTGAACGAACGCATGCAGCGCCTGGGGCGCAATTACGTGCTGGCCATGAGCGACGTCGACCACTTCAAGAAATTCAACGACACCCACGGCCACGACGTCGGCGATCAGGTGCTGCGGCTGGTAGCCAGCAAACTGTCGAAAATCGGCGGCGGCGGTAGGGCGTATCGTTACGGCGGTGAGGAATTTGCGCTGGTGTTCGCGGGCAAGACGCTTGAAGAGTGCATGCCGCACCTGGAAGTCATCCGCGAATCCATCGCCACCTACAACATTCAACTGCGTAACCAGGACAACCGTCCTCAGGATGACCAGCAAGGTCGTCAGCGTCGTGCCGGATCAGGGGCTTCGAGTGTGTCGGTCACCGTCAGCATCGGCGTCGCCGAACGCGTGGAACAACGCAACCCGGAAAAAGTGCTCAAGTCTGCCGATGAGGCGCTCTACGCTGCAAAAGGTGCCGGGCGAAACTGCGTGGTGGCTTACGGTCAGAACCGTCGTGGTGCGGTACGCGAGGCGGCTGCGGGTTGA